In the Thermodesulfovibrio yellowstonii DSM 11347 genome, one interval contains:
- a CDS encoding nitroreductase family protein: MDEVLKAVKERRSVRSFLKKDISEDLVKKLIEALIWAPSAGNLQARKFYFVKNKEMKIKLAQAALSQMFIADAPLVIVGCIDKEKIYPRYGERGVNLYAIQDVACSITNAMLVAHENGLGTVWVGAFREEEVSKILELPKHLRPVVIMPVGYPGYVPSVPPRVSIHEAIEFIE; encoded by the coding sequence ATGGATGAAGTTTTAAAGGCAGTAAAAGAGAGAAGAAGCGTCAGATCTTTTCTTAAAAAAGATATCTCCGAAGATTTAGTCAAAAAGCTCATTGAAGCCTTAATATGGGCACCTTCTGCTGGTAATCTTCAGGCAAGGAAGTTCTATTTTGTAAAGAATAAAGAAATGAAAATTAAGCTCGCTCAGGCAGCATTAAGTCAGATGTTCATTGCAGATGCTCCTCTTGTTATTGTTGGATGCATAGACAAAGAAAAAATCTATCCAAGATATGGAGAAAGAGGTGTAAATCTTTATGCAATTCAAGATGTTGCCTGTAGTATTACAAATGCTATGCTTGTAGCACATGAAAATGGTCTTGGTACTGTATGGGTAGGAGCTTTCAGAGAAGAAGAAGTTTCAAAAATTTTAGAATTACCAAAACATTTAAGACCTGTCGTAATTATGCCTGTTGGTTATCCAGGTTATGTACCTTCAGTTCCTCCAAGAGTTTCAATTCATGAGGCTATAGAGTTTATTGAATGA
- a CDS encoding translocation/assembly module TamB domain-containing protein yields the protein MKKKILILLIISALIIFFIIGKADVSSIFLKPAINELKDILGMEVSIDKVYIHFIPLYFEFKNVTTFNSVTDEKDNFKFKKVKLYIGLTKIFNKEIEIRKAVLYSADFSVKYSTLNRYIENISEYLKKPSKFPLKVKINSLEIENFSGSIYDSDLKLNLKDLYGRVILKGEPDISVLSNIKLISFKYPNIDTNLKASFKIKNQEVILEELKFFDINSLLKASGRINYSNFLGEFVVSSKIFFKSLMKIFGIDREGYGEVNIDGKLIFDKGKKWQDRIRLNLTFNSSFFLEELMQILKVSEKLSGFTESEGKVEGTISSPQISAKASLKKGNILGVKVDEINTQAFYKDGILEFKNGKVRLYGGVAQAYVWITLPKVIKHYVFIDMDNVSSNGIFEVIHWNPNIAEGTVKGWLISEGENFSPKGSFVYLRKSQKPDDLRGKIEWIKGDFSSINEIYKFSSLEIALSKTMAKASGYIDVHNNHLNIEFIAFSKDINELLIPYQKGIYGDMNIKGRLYGNTENPEIAINFSSEKIHILAHEIEKSIPEHPVTFDHLKGDIVYKKNLLLINNIAGKDISIKGKILFPQAKNMFEITNPIYDILFSAKNIPIRNLYIEGIDKEVNTYISVDGSIKDKGNITGKIIFSPIFFRDNKIIDKLTALIVFDRNFIFIKNLDINNNGNILNASGYVDLRGELNISGKSKAFDITNITKDYVKKLGIHYMEKMNLTNLHFNILGSIKKPTVTVNTGLITKLKNGKKIDGLISLNYEKNHLIAKANITKGILFSLEGFTDKKEWNIAGNFSSARVDPLVGLFINNLPEDLVILIDGKIKASLVNQNLNAQIDLKQIFTRLYGIGLNNKNPVNINIEKGNVYFNPITLLGQSTELTIKGKIVDYFDILIEGSTDLRPLKALFKVDDIKGRASMQVYIYESRKNPEIAGEVDIDNASITLRKDIPSLNNLNAIVSFNENKVVIEKAYGTFSEGNIQMDGTVYLEKFAIKQLALSGKISQVRWIFAPRCWAYLNGQIYLSGSYNQPFLSGQVNIQNGVYTERFDWTKLALKSSSSKTVVTKDSWFNNLRFNLRVQTNNFFVNNNLATVNLNSDMVLKGSIPEPSLIGWINAKDGWIYFRGNKFEISKLFIQFNDPTSIKPYLNISARTSISQYNINLNINGYIDQFNLILSSNPPLSESELLNMLVLGQNGVTGKGIPGASEAASFITGQMQEVIEERVRGLTGLDVMTVEPGISKTTGSIGPRVTVGKKLMDGRMTVTYSTTTGTTAEQIIKIEYLVKKGISLVGTKDEIGGLSGAIKFRFEFH from the coding sequence TTGAAAAAAAAGATTTTAATATTGCTGATAATTTCAGCTCTTATAATTTTTTTTATTATCGGCAAAGCTGATGTTTCCTCTATTTTTCTTAAACCAGCTATTAATGAGCTTAAAGATATACTTGGAATGGAAGTATCAATTGATAAAGTTTATATACATTTTATACCTCTTTATTTTGAATTTAAAAATGTCACTACATTTAATTCGGTAACAGATGAAAAAGATAATTTTAAGTTTAAAAAAGTAAAACTTTATATAGGTTTAACCAAAATTTTCAATAAAGAAATAGAAATAAGAAAAGCAGTTCTGTATTCAGCTGATTTTTCAGTAAAATACTCAACATTAAACAGATATATAGAAAATATTTCTGAATACTTGAAAAAGCCTTCAAAGTTTCCATTAAAAGTGAAGATTAATTCTCTTGAAATAGAAAACTTTTCTGGTTCAATTTATGACAGTGATTTAAAATTAAATCTGAAAGATCTTTATGGAAGAGTAATTCTAAAGGGAGAACCTGACATCTCAGTCCTTTCCAACATAAAACTTATCTCATTTAAATATCCTAATATTGATACTAATCTAAAAGCATCTTTTAAAATTAAAAATCAAGAAGTAATTCTTGAAGAACTTAAATTTTTTGATATTAACTCTTTGTTAAAAGCTTCTGGAAGAATAAACTACAGCAATTTCTTAGGAGAGTTTGTTGTTTCAAGTAAGATATTTTTTAAATCTCTCATGAAAATTTTTGGTATAGATAGAGAAGGTTATGGAGAAGTTAACATTGATGGGAAGTTAATATTTGATAAAGGTAAAAAATGGCAAGATAGAATAAGGTTAAATTTAACATTCAATAGTTCATTTTTTCTTGAAGAATTAATGCAGATTTTGAAAGTTTCTGAAAAACTAAGTGGATTCACTGAATCTGAAGGAAAAGTAGAAGGCACAATTTCTTCGCCTCAAATTTCTGCCAAAGCAAGTCTAAAAAAAGGAAACATTCTTGGAGTGAAAGTAGATGAGATAAATACTCAAGCTTTTTACAAAGATGGAATATTAGAGTTTAAAAATGGGAAAGTAAGGCTTTACGGAGGAGTTGCACAGGCGTATGTCTGGATAACTCTTCCTAAAGTAATAAAACACTATGTTTTTATAGACATGGATAATGTATCAAGTAATGGAATTTTTGAAGTTATTCATTGGAACCCTAACATTGCAGAAGGAACAGTAAAAGGATGGTTGATATCCGAGGGAGAAAATTTTTCTCCCAAAGGTTCATTTGTTTATTTAAGAAAATCTCAAAAACCTGATGATTTAAGAGGGAAAATTGAATGGATAAAGGGTGATTTTAGCTCAATAAATGAAATTTATAAATTTAGTTCATTAGAGATTGCTTTATCTAAAACTATGGCAAAAGCAAGTGGATATATAGATGTGCATAATAATCATCTTAACATTGAGTTTATTGCATTCAGTAAAGATATAAATGAACTTTTAATCCCATATCAAAAGGGTATCTATGGAGATATGAATATTAAAGGTAGGCTGTATGGAAATACTGAAAATCCAGAAATAGCTATTAACTTTTCATCAGAAAAAATTCATATCCTGGCACATGAAATTGAAAAATCTATTCCAGAACATCCAGTTACATTTGACCATCTTAAAGGCGACATTGTCTATAAAAAGAATCTTTTACTAATAAATAACATTGCGGGAAAGGATATTTCCATAAAAGGAAAAATTTTATTTCCTCAGGCAAAAAATATGTTTGAGATAACAAATCCTATATATGATATTTTATTTTCAGCAAAAAACATACCTATCCGAAATTTATATATAGAAGGTATTGATAAAGAAGTTAATACTTACATATCCGTGGATGGTTCCATAAAAGATAAAGGGAATATTACAGGAAAAATTATTTTTAGTCCGATATTTTTTAGAGATAATAAAATTATTGATAAACTTACTGCATTGATTGTATTTGATAGAAATTTTATTTTTATAAAAAATCTGGATATTAATAATAATGGAAATATATTAAATGCATCAGGGTATGTAGATTTACGCGGGGAACTAAATATTTCAGGCAAATCAAAAGCTTTTGATATAACAAATATAACAAAAGATTATGTCAAAAAATTAGGTATACACTACATGGAAAAAATGAATCTAACTAATTTGCATTTTAATATTTTGGGTTCAATAAAAAAACCAACAGTCACTGTAAATACAGGACTAATAACAAAACTTAAAAATGGTAAAAAAATAGATGGATTAATTAGTCTTAATTATGAAAAAAATCATTTGATTGCTAAGGCTAATATTACAAAGGGTATTTTGTTTAGCCTTGAAGGTTTTACAGATAAAAAAGAATGGAATATAGCAGGTAATTTTAGTTCAGCAAGAGTAGACCCATTAGTTGGACTTTTCATTAATAATCTTCCAGAGGATTTAGTAATCTTAATTGATGGAAAAATAAAAGCTTCATTGGTCAATCAAAATCTAAATGCTCAGATTGATTTAAAACAAATATTTACAAGACTCTATGGAATAGGACTTAATAATAAAAATCCTGTAAACATAAATATAGAAAAGGGAAATGTATATTTTAATCCTATAACTCTTTTAGGACAATCTACAGAACTAACAATAAAAGGTAAAATAGTTGATTACTTTGACATCCTCATTGAGGGCTCTACTGATTTGAGACCCCTTAAAGCTTTATTTAAAGTTGATGACATAAAAGGCAGAGCATCAATGCAAGTTTATATTTATGAGAGCAGAAAAAATCCTGAAATAGCAGGAGAAGTTGATATAGACAATGCATCAATCACTTTAAGGAAGGATATTCCCAGTTTAAATAATTTGAATGCTATTGTATCTTTCAATGAGAATAAAGTTGTGATAGAAAAAGCTTATGGCACATTTTCAGAAGGTAATATTCAGATGGACGGAACTGTATATCTTGAAAAGTTTGCTATAAAACAGCTTGCTCTTTCAGGAAAAATTTCTCAAGTTAGATGGATTTTTGCTCCCAGATGTTGGGCATATCTTAATGGACAGATTTATCTTTCAGGCTCTTATAATCAACCTTTTTTATCAGGTCAGGTAAATATTCAAAATGGTGTCTATACAGAAAGATTTGATTGGACAAAACTGGCTCTTAAATCAAGTTCTTCAAAAACAGTTGTAACAAAAGACAGCTGGTTTAACAATTTAAGATTTAATTTGCGTGTCCAGACCAACAATTTTTTTGTTAATAATAATCTTGCTACGGTAAACCTTAATAGCGATATGGTTTTAAAAGGAAGCATTCCTGAACCTTCTTTAATTGGTTGGATAAATGCCAAAGATGGATGGATTTATTTTAGAGGGAATAAATTTGAGATTTCAAAGCTTTTTATCCAGTTCAATGATCCTACTTCAATAAAACCATATCTCAATATTTCCGCAAGAACAAGCATATCTCAATACAATATAAATTTGAATATTAATGGATATATTGACCAATTTAATCTTATACTCAGCTCAAATCCACCTCTTTCAGAATCAGAACTACTTAATATGTTGGTATTGGGACAAAATGGCGTAACAGGCAAAGGAATTCCAGGAGCTTCCGAAGCTGCTTCATTTATTACAGGACAAATGCAAGAAGTCATAGAAGAAAGAGTTAGAGGACTAACAGGGCTTGATGTTATGACAGTTGAACCAGGGATATCAAAAACAACAGGTTCTATCGGTCCAAGGGTAACAGTTGGTAAGAAACTTATGGATGGGAGAATGACAGTTACTTATTCAACCACAACAGGAACCACAGCTGAACAAATTATAAAAATAGAATATTTAGTGAAAAAGGGTATTTCTCTTGTAGGAACAAAGGATGAAATTGGAGGGCTTTCAGGTGCAATTAAGTTTCGTTTTGAGTTTCATTAG
- the uvrA gene encoding excinuclease ABC subunit UvrA, with translation MQQNIVIKKARQHNLKNIDLILPRNKIIVITGPSGSGKSSLAMDTIFAEAHRRYLQSLPIELRTIFDQLQKPDVDFIEGLSPGISVDQKTISKSPRSTVGTITEIYDYLRLLYAKIGIPYCPRCGRRLISQDINKMLDFILSLTEGTKIQILAPVVIEKKGEHKEIFDRAKAEGFIRARIDGNIVELTQEFSLKKHVRHTIELIVDRIIVKEKYKNQIKRALELAMKYTQTVVVNIVNENRDIIFSSVLACPNCGISLPDIDPRLFSFNSKYGACPRCKGLGYENIEEEEEIDVLSLIPCKLCEGTRLREESLAIKINGKNIAELSTFSIDELKNFLYGLKFSSYNAPIAERILKEIFIKIDFLQKIGVGYLSLNRPSFSLSGGEAQRIRLATQLGSHLSGVLYVLDEPSIGLHPRDCLKLIESMKELSIRGNTLIVVEHDESTIMNADLVVELGPGGGRDGGYLTGVYPPDKLLKSRNSITAQYLTGSSKISIPEERRKSQKFIKIIGAQAYNLKNINVEIPLGVFVCVTGVAGSGKSTLIFEILYKALVKKLYNANVYPGNYKAIEGIEQIDKVVCVDQSPIGRTSRSTPATYTQVMTEIRELFSLLPDARVRGYSKSRFSFNLLGGRCESCQGDGIKKIKMHLLPDVYVVCDNCKGKRYNEETLQIKYKGKNISEVLQMTVSEALEFFSAVPKLNQKLQIMEDIGLGYITLGQPATTLSGGEAQRVKLAKELSKKPTGKTLYILDEPTTGLHMVDIERLLNILQRLVDMGNTVIVIEHDLEIIKCADYIIDLGPEGGSSGGYLIAKGTPEEVALNPNSYTGKFLKEKLGL, from the coding sequence ATGCAGCAAAACATTGTAATAAAAAAAGCAAGACAACACAATCTTAAAAATATTGATTTAATACTTCCAAGAAATAAGATTATTGTCATTACAGGACCTTCTGGCTCTGGAAAATCATCTCTTGCTATGGATACGATTTTTGCAGAAGCCCATAGAAGATACCTTCAAAGTCTTCCAATAGAATTAAGAACAATTTTTGATCAGTTACAAAAACCAGATGTTGACTTTATTGAGGGACTTTCACCAGGAATCTCTGTTGACCAAAAAACAATATCAAAAAGTCCTCGTTCAACAGTGGGAACAATTACCGAAATTTACGATTATTTGAGACTTCTTTACGCTAAAATTGGAATACCTTACTGTCCAAGATGCGGCAGAAGACTTATTTCTCAGGATATAAATAAAATGCTTGATTTTATATTAAGTTTGACTGAAGGAACTAAAATTCAGATTCTTGCACCTGTGGTTATTGAAAAAAAAGGAGAACATAAGGAAATTTTTGATAGAGCAAAAGCTGAAGGATTTATAAGGGCAAGAATTGATGGAAATATTGTTGAACTTACACAGGAATTTTCTCTAAAAAAACATGTAAGGCATACGATTGAACTCATTGTTGATAGAATTATTGTTAAAGAAAAATACAAAAATCAAATAAAAAGAGCATTAGAACTTGCAATGAAATATACACAGACAGTTGTTGTAAATATTGTTAATGAAAATAGAGATATTATTTTTAGCAGTGTGCTTGCCTGTCCCAATTGTGGAATAAGTTTACCGGACATTGACCCACGACTTTTCTCTTTTAATAGCAAATACGGTGCTTGCCCGAGATGTAAAGGATTGGGTTATGAAAATATTGAAGAAGAGGAGGAAATAGATGTTTTAAGTTTAATTCCTTGTAAACTTTGCGAAGGCACAAGACTCAGGGAAGAAAGTCTTGCAATAAAAATTAATGGAAAAAACATAGCAGAGCTATCAACCTTTTCAATTGATGAATTAAAAAATTTTTTATATGGATTAAAATTTTCTTCTTATAACGCTCCAATCGCGGAAAGAATACTAAAAGAAATTTTTATAAAAATTGATTTTCTCCAAAAAATTGGAGTTGGGTATTTAAGCTTAAATAGGCCTTCATTTAGTCTTTCAGGTGGGGAGGCCCAAAGAATAAGACTTGCAACCCAGCTCGGATCACATTTAAGTGGAGTTCTTTATGTTCTTGATGAGCCAAGCATAGGACTTCATCCAAGAGATTGCTTAAAACTCATAGAAAGCATGAAAGAACTTTCAATAAGAGGAAATACTCTTATTGTTGTTGAGCATGATGAAAGTACAATAATGAATGCTGATTTAGTAGTTGAACTTGGTCCAGGAGGAGGAAGAGATGGAGGATATCTAACTGGAGTATACCCTCCTGATAAGCTCTTAAAAAGTAGAAATTCAATTACTGCTCAGTATTTAACAGGTTCAAGCAAGATTTCAATACCCGAAGAAAGAAGAAAATCTCAGAAATTTATAAAAATTATCGGAGCACAAGCCTACAATCTTAAAAATATAAATGTTGAAATTCCTCTTGGAGTATTTGTATGTGTTACAGGTGTTGCAGGTTCTGGTAAAAGCACATTAATATTTGAAATTTTATATAAGGCTTTAGTAAAAAAACTTTATAATGCAAATGTTTATCCTGGTAACTATAAAGCAATTGAGGGGATTGAACAGATAGACAAAGTTGTATGCGTTGATCAATCTCCAATTGGAAGAACATCTCGTTCAACACCTGCTACATATACTCAAGTTATGACTGAAATTAGAGAACTTTTTTCACTTCTTCCAGACGCAAGAGTTCGTGGATATTCAAAATCTCGCTTTAGCTTCAATCTTCTGGGTGGAAGATGTGAGTCCTGTCAAGGTGATGGAATAAAAAAAATAAAGATGCATCTGCTACCAGATGTTTATGTTGTTTGTGACAACTGTAAAGGAAAAAGATACAATGAAGAAACACTTCAAATTAAGTATAAAGGGAAAAATATAAGTGAAGTGCTTCAAATGACAGTAAGTGAAGCTCTTGAATTTTTCTCTGCTGTACCAAAGCTTAATCAAAAACTCCAAATAATGGAAGATATAGGACTTGGATATATAACACTTGGACAGCCAGCAACAACACTTTCAGGAGGAGAAGCCCAAAGAGTTAAGCTTGCTAAAGAACTGAGTAAAAAGCCAACAGGAAAGACTCTTTACATACTTGATGAACCTACAACTGGACTACACATGGTTGATATAGAAAGACTGCTTAATATACTTCAAAGGCTTGTTGATATGGGAAACACTGTTATAGTTATTGAACATGACCTTGAAATAATAAAATGTGCAGATTATATAATAGACCTCGGACCTGAGGGTGGTTCATCAGGAGGCTATCTAATAGCAAAAGGAACTCCTGAAGAGGTGGCTTTGAATCCAAATTCATATACTGGAAAATTTTTAAAAGAAAAATTAGGGTTATGA
- a CDS encoding RluA family pseudouridine synthase, translating to MSILLQTEKADEGKRLDIFISDKLNISRAKAQEAIEKKFVKVNNYVKTKSYKIKFNDLIEVSDEFSLKLENSEKLIPQNIPIQVIYKDDYLIVLSKPAGMVVYPCAGHPDGTLMNALAYHVKKLANVGAPFRPGIVHRLDKDTSGVMVVALDDETYYKLVEAFKKREIKKEYLALVYGQLRGSGKITTPVGRAIYDRKKMSIKSKKAKEAITEWEVIKNFKNYTFLKVKILTGRTHQIRVHFSSIGHPVIGDKTYGRKTYIEIGNKKIPVSRQMLHAHKIELIHPITEKLLQFEASLPDDIQYILNILEDRYESE from the coding sequence ATGAGCATTTTGTTACAGACTGAAAAAGCTGATGAAGGTAAAAGACTTGATATTTTTATTTCTGACAAATTAAATATAAGTAGAGCAAAAGCTCAAGAAGCAATTGAAAAGAAGTTTGTAAAAGTTAATAATTATGTTAAAACAAAGAGTTATAAGATAAAATTTAATGATTTAATTGAAGTTTCAGATGAATTTTCTCTGAAATTAGAAAACTCTGAAAAACTAATTCCACAAAATATACCAATTCAAGTTATTTATAAAGATGATTACTTAATTGTCTTATCAAAACCTGCTGGAATGGTTGTTTATCCTTGCGCAGGGCATCCTGATGGAACACTTATGAACGCATTAGCTTATCATGTAAAGAAGCTTGCAAATGTTGGTGCTCCTTTTAGACCTGGAATTGTTCATAGACTTGATAAGGATACATCAGGCGTAATGGTTGTTGCATTGGATGATGAAACTTATTATAAATTAGTGGAAGCCTTTAAAAAAAGAGAAATAAAAAAAGAATATCTTGCTCTTGTATATGGACAACTAAGAGGTTCAGGTAAAATAACAACTCCAGTAGGAAGAGCAATTTATGATAGAAAAAAAATGTCTATAAAATCAAAAAAAGCTAAAGAAGCAATAACTGAGTGGGAAGTGATAAAAAATTTTAAAAACTATACTTTTTTGAAAGTAAAAATTCTTACAGGTAGAACTCATCAGATAAGAGTTCACTTTTCATCAATCGGACATCCTGTTATAGGAGATAAAACTTATGGAAGAAAAACATATATTGAAATAGGAAATAAAAAAATACCTGTGTCAAGACAGATGCTTCATGCTCATAAAATTGAACTAATACATCCAATAACTGAAAAACTTCTTCAGTTTGAGGCTTCCTTGCCTGATGACATTCAATATATTTTAAACATTTTGGAGGACAGATATGAGTCTGAATGA
- a CDS encoding YkgJ family cysteine cluster protein translates to MSLNDKLLNEILGTVEQNFICLRCAECCYQWAVPLPDGKKKAENQECPYLVNISKNGNQWTEAFCKIYESRPDVCRNFKISFATICPIGLWKWLKIKEKNPDIDIPERVRKVLEFIKNFT, encoded by the coding sequence ATGAGTCTGAATGATAAATTACTGAATGAAATTCTTGGGACAGTTGAACAAAATTTTATATGTCTTAGATGCGCTGAGTGTTGTTATCAATGGGCTGTACCTCTTCCTGATGGAAAAAAGAAAGCAGAAAATCAAGAATGTCCATATTTGGTTAACATATCAAAAAATGGAAATCAATGGACAGAAGCATTTTGCAAAATTTATGAAAGCCGTCCTGATGTGTGCCGGAATTTCAAAATAAGCTTTGCTACAATCTGCCCTATTGGATTATGGAAATGGCTCAAAATAAAAGAAAAAAATCCAGATATTGATATTCCTGAAAGAGTTAGAAAAGTTTTAGAATTTATTAAAAATTTTACTTAA
- a CDS encoding DUF3108 domain-containing protein, whose protein sequence is MKPKWIIAGILISIIVHISIMMALGKIQLNLSFTDFIDTYIFESKKESEKHKIIPNTEQLKNLDKKENNNEKVSENVKPENFTKNTEESSQTEFSQENEKIQSEIKNNPFNRFINESMKFDIYWMGIYVGSAIVSVKGDSSEVTITSMVKSASFISNFYYVNDHAESKIEYGKPKHFKLVQVEGKYRGNKETIFDYNQKEIIFINHLKNNTTYHKGIDKVFMDVLSGFFYLRTLPISLKEPVSVDIFDSNKFTTVQVQPIKEEKIELSNKKEIDAIVIKPLLDTEGLFKRKGDIIIWLSKDDSKIPLKIETKVPVGRVTAELKEYKKE, encoded by the coding sequence ATGAAACCCAAATGGATTATAGCAGGAATATTAATTTCAATAATTGTTCATATAAGTATAATGATGGCTCTTGGTAAAATTCAGTTGAATCTATCTTTTACAGATTTTATAGATACATATATCTTTGAAAGCAAAAAAGAAAGCGAGAAGCATAAAATTATTCCCAATACAGAACAATTAAAAAACTTAGATAAAAAAGAAAATAATAATGAAAAAGTTTCTGAAAATGTTAAACCTGAAAATTTTACAAAAAATACAGAAGAATCTTCTCAGACCGAATTTAGTCAAGAAAATGAAAAAATACAATCTGAAATAAAAAATAATCCTTTTAATCGGTTTATTAATGAGTCAATGAAATTTGATATATACTGGATGGGAATTTATGTCGGTTCAGCAATTGTTTCTGTTAAGGGAGATTCAAGTGAGGTTACGATAACTTCTATGGTTAAATCAGCGAGCTTTATTTCAAATTTTTACTATGTAAATGACCATGCGGAAAGTAAAATAGAATATGGTAAACCGAAACACTTTAAATTAGTTCAAGTAGAAGGTAAATATAGAGGCAATAAAGAAACCATATTTGATTATAATCAGAAGGAAATAATCTTTATTAATCACCTTAAAAATAATACAACATATCACAAGGGAATAGATAAAGTATTCATGGATGTTCTTTCAGGATTTTTTTATCTTAGAACATTACCAATAAGCCTGAAAGAACCTGTATCAGTAGATATTTTTGATAGTAATAAGTTTACGACTGTCCAGGTTCAACCAATTAAAGAAGAAAAGATAGAATTATCAAATAAAAAAGAAATTGATGCAATTGTTATAAAACCTTTGCTTGATACAGAAGGACTTTTCAAAAGAAAAGGAGACATTATTATCTGGCTCAGCAAAGATGACAGTAAAATTCCACTAAAAATTGAGACAAAAGTTCCTGTTGGAAGAGTGACTGCTGAGTTAAAAGAATACAAAAAAGAATAA
- a CDS encoding inositol monophosphatase family protein, with amino-acid sequence MKNFLLVAIEAAKQAESVIKNRIGTISKEEITQKSISDYVTKVDVQSEKIIVECIKKQFPTHQIMSEESSNDYKKAEYLWIVDPLDGTTNFIHGFPVFAISIALMYKGELVLGVVHDPIKNETFYAEKGSGAFLNEQKIKVSSMKEPALSLIATGFPFRHKQYIDTYIKIFRELLYSVSDLRRAGAAAIDLAYVACGRVDGFFEFALSPWDIAAGVILIKEAGGVVSDFKGENDYLKTGHIIAGNREIHLFLVEKIKKVLDFK; translated from the coding sequence ATGAAAAATTTTCTTTTAGTTGCTATAGAAGCTGCAAAACAAGCAGAAAGTGTTATTAAAAATAGAATTGGCACAATTTCAAAGGAAGAAATAACACAAAAGAGCATTTCAGACTATGTCACAAAAGTTGATGTTCAATCAGAAAAAATAATAGTTGAGTGCATAAAAAAACAGTTTCCAACACATCAGATAATGTCTGAAGAATCATCAAATGACTATAAAAAAGCAGAATACCTATGGATAGTTGATCCTCTTGATGGAACAACAAATTTTATTCATGGATTTCCTGTCTTTGCAATATCTATTGCTCTAATGTATAAAGGAGAACTTGTTTTAGGAGTTGTTCATGACCCGATAAAAAATGAGACTTTTTATGCTGAAAAAGGCAGTGGTGCATTTTTAAATGAACAAAAAATTAAAGTATCATCAATGAAAGAGCCTGCTCTGAGTCTTATTGCCACAGGGTTTCCTTTCAGACATAAACAATACATTGATACCTATATAAAAATATTTCGAGAACTACTTTACTCGGTCAGCGATCTTAGAAGAGCTGGTGCTGCGGCAATTGACCTTGCCTATGTTGCATGCGGAAGAGTTGATGGATTTTTTGAATTTGCACTGAGTCCTTGGGATATTGCAGCAGGTGTAATCTTAATAAAAGAAGCTGGTGGAGTGGTTTCAGATTTTAAAGGAGAAAATGATTATTTAAAAACAGGGCATATAATTGCTGGTAATAGAGAAATTCATTTATTTTTGGTTGAAAAAATAAAAAAAGTTTTAGATTTTAAGTAA